A stretch of DNA from Cryptomeria japonica chromosome 4, Sugi_1.0, whole genome shotgun sequence:
TGTAAATCTTTTTATAAAATTTTGTATTTATATGTCATATTTAATAatactatatttaaaaaaaaaaaattgtttcaaatcataaaaattttaaaaaattaaacccTAATTTTAACAAATAAGACATTTTAATGATTAAGTAGTAATTTATTTCTTTAGTTAATTATTTCAATATATTGTTAAAAAGCAACAATTTACAATGAAGGGTCCTAGAAAATTTAGGACAAGGATCTTGTTGTTTATTGTTTACTATGGCACACTAGCAACACTCAGCCTGACTAAATGTCTCTTAAAACCCACTTTTATATAGAAGATTTAGCTAAGAAAATAAGTATTATCAATTCAAGTAATTCTAAACTAATCTCGTGCTTCTAAGGGAAGATTAGCTTCTAAGGGAAGATTAGCCAAGAGTATCAACAACCATAACTGctcataaaatttaaaaaaataaaaatactcgTTAGGAAAACAACGGAGGGCAGTAGTTTAGAACCCTTCCATTTTATAGTGTAAACGAGAAGGTGGTAGATACTCTCTTTATTCAGCTGAAAGCCAAAAAGTTTGATTGAAAAGTGTCAAATATTCATGAGTTCAATCTCTTTATAGGGTTAATAAGAGATTTACAAAGTaataagcaacaacaatagcaCGGCATGTATCCTCAAGATGGGCGCTTTGGACTGTTGGTACGAGGGGTAAGAGGACATATAGAGAGACCTGCAGCGGGTGAGAGTAAAGGAGAGCCTCTGGTTAGCGTTGTCATACAGAATATGGTAATCTTGTTGCTGGAAACTTCCAAGGACGGCCGGCACACCTGCAACTGAAGCCTCATCCATCTCTAACATTGCCAGACACACTACTGATGGATGTTGATATCCACTAAATTTAATAAAATTGCGTTTACCTTCGATAACATAATCTGCACCACGCATATGGAAAGTCATATTCAGATGAGGGACATAACCATCGTAATATGATGAATAGCATAAACTTAACCCATCTTGAGATTCGTTAGTTCTGGGTAGTGCCAGGATAGAATCAAAAACAGATGCGACTGCAGTGAAGGCGGCGTGGGGCAAAACAGTGTAGGGTGTTCCAGAGTCGATGATGAATCCCCCGCTTCCATTAGCTTGTATGTCGAACGTTGCTCGTGGAATATTGAGAGACACGTTCCCCACGCTTATTCCTTCCACAGAGATAATAGTAGCTGTTGAGATGGAGCAGGATTGTGTTGTTTATCATCATCGTCGACTGCGCTCCTGTGCCGTTCAACTCGGCTGCGCTGCCAAAGAGGAGAGGCGTGGACAATCTGTCACAGGTAGATTTCCCGAAAAAAGGCAGTCAGTAGGAAAATTTGGATTCCCCAATCTGTGACATAAGCGATAATGGTCCTCGGCCAAGCCCTACTACACCGTCATTATACTTCACGCCATCTCCCTGAATGCCATGGCTGCACCCAAATGCTACTCCGCCAAAGGAATGCGCAGCCTCGGTTGTATCCGCCATGGTAAACGTCTCGTATGACAAGTCTCCCTGCATGCTCCAGTTTTGGCTGTATATATGAGAATATTGACAGTCCGGCGCACAGGTTGAATTGCCAAGGGTAGAGCAGAGAGAAGAAGAGCACGGGAGACGTCTATAAGTTGAGGAAAATTCCGGGAGGAACTTAGAGCCAATACTGCACTGCGTGCAGGGAGCGCATTGAAACCAAATTAGATCGCTTCCCTGTGTCCACTTGTCCTTTGAAAGTGGGGTTCCAATGCCAATGGTCACTGCAATTGTTGTTCTGTATCGGGTCAAAGGAGCAACACCACCACTCACTTGGGTTTTGGTCCTTCCTGATTGTACAGCTTTAATCGAGGCTTCCATTCTTTTGAGCCTGATAATGGCAAAATTCTTTTCCAAATGTGGGCCTCCGTGCGCTTCTTCTGCACAGAGCAAACTGCAAAAACAACAGATAGTTAGATTCACCATCACCAAGGTGATCAGCTTATTGTATGCCATTGATCATCTATTCTATTATAAGGATTATTCTGTATGTTTCATCCAATGGCAGAATTATCGTATGCCAGCGAGTACCTAATACTTCCTGGGGGTTGTCATTTATAAGGAATAGTCTCTATGTTAATCGGATTGTTTAATTAATTGGACGCCTGCTGGATATTTTCTTATTCTTTGTTTCATCTGTCCAACAGTAGGAGATAACGACAAGATGGAAGGGATTATAGAATAGAAAGGGGCATCTTGATTTCTGCGAAACAACTGCTGGAGTTTTCTAGTTGTTGCATCGACGGCGACAATGAGAAGGCGCGGAGTTGAGAGAGTTGAGACAACTTTTGTAATTTCAATTTTGGCGGAAGTAAATATGTTGAAATATGTTAAAAATTCCTATTTATTAGTGAAAAGTTGTAGACTAATCTAAATATGAATATTATATTCTTCATAAATTTTACCAAAAAAATGCCTACAAATCATGGTTCATGGTTAAAAAACACGTGATTGAAATATAAAGTTTGAAGAAAAAATGTCTCATATCTAACAAAGTGCTGTTATTATTTTTGACAATCATCATAGtcatcttcatatatatatatactcaatccaattctttttcataggaAATCCTTACAATTATATATGTTGATTAATTATAAATGCCTTTTGATACAATTGACAATCCCTTACTCATAGACAAGTTGGGTGAGATTAACAATGCCCACCCCTTTCTCCAAGCTATATCTGATATAAATATATATTGCAAGATTATTAAAGAAGCTTCACATAGCAATCATGTTGTGTGGTTGAATCTACGATTATGTCCCACCAAGACGTTCATTGGACTTGCAACCTAATAATTACTGTAGTATTTGTCATATTACTAACTTCCTACATGCATATGAGGAGAATTAAAATATATTGAAGTTTATTGTCAATATCTTGGTAACATTCAATCCTCTGTCCACTTTGAGACAATATTCTTCCAAGATAGCAAAtccaatgaaaaatattttttataagccAACTCTCAAAATTCATTATTTTATCCAAGTAAGATAACAAACACATTAATATTAAGCAACTTTGATTTCTCTtaggatttttaaaattatttgttttTCTCCCACAATTTGTAGATAAAGGATTCAACATTTAGTTTATACAAATAAAGTGTTTTATCTCAATGTGAAATACTTAACAAATCCAAATTTCAAAGTAGTAGAAACTAGAATATTCATTTTATTATAGTATAAATGATAATGCatcatgtatatacatacatatgtgtaatTATTTTCTTGACAATTATTCATAGAAGCTTGCATCAAATATAAACATAATCAAGTCTCCAAAAATTAAGGTCTAGATTAACATATGTGTTAGAAAAATCATCATGGGGAATAATAACTCCTATGCACACTATTCATGAAATAAATGTCACCATTCCTTTCATGGGAAGAATCATTTGGATAAATCACTCGAGAAATGTAATTAGGAATCTGGCCCTCGAGGGGGAGAAATAgaatataaatttttgaaggaactATGCTAAATTTTTCACAATTTAGATATAGTTTTATAGATTAGTATGTGTTATTTGATGTTCTATGATTTTTTGAGATCATAAGATATACCTTTTAGGTAATTTTTCTGGAGTAAATTTCAATGACATTATTAGCACAAAACTAGATATTTCACTTGTAGTAGGAGCCATAACAAGGTATATGTGTCCGTACtggaatttttttattatattatagtaTTTAAGGTCATCAAGATTCTTGTAACTATGTGTTTGCTAAAAGTAAATATGCACCTTGAGTAGAATAATGGCTATACAAAGAATCAATTTTATGAACTAGGCTACATATGTTGATAGAATAGGATGTATTATAAGGTGTGGTGTATTTGTGTGAGTGGTTTTGGTTGTTGTCATAGATAACAAGGTTACAATAAGGCATATACTTGGTCCTATTTTCAAGATTGAAGAGTTTTTTGTCATTAACTATCAAGTTAAATAAATAGTGCATATACTTGGTCCTattttttacccctctttgagttaacgtgtgaccacatgttgattcaaagaaaaacactcaatttgtcatcaaaaattttcaatatgatgtcccagatatgaaaaattgatttgatatgaaaagctGGCATGAGATTGATGTCAATGTGAAATTGATACaaaattgatgtcgagattcgatatgactctctagatatgaagaattgatttgatatgaaaagttgatatgagattgatgtcgatatgaaattgatatgaaattgatgtcaagatTCAAATGACTCCCTAGATAtgaagatttgatgaacgatattgatgatgccgcctcgggagataaattgagaaaattatgaTTTCCAGGGCAGTGTCACAATGTAGTACGATTTTTCAAAAGTTGGATGATTtgaattgtttcaaattttttattttaatctgCCGATAAATTTTTAAAAGGAATAtcgaagaaatgaggaagactaatgtgggcataacGTGTACATGTCTCACATGTCCACTAAATGTTGAAGAAATGAGGAACACTAATGTGGGCATAGCACGTACATGTCCCACACATCCACTGAATGTTGAATA
This window harbors:
- the LOC131046123 gene encoding aspartic proteinase nepenthesin-2-like, producing the protein MAYNKLITLVMVNLTICCFCSLLCAEEAHGGPHLEKNFAIIRLKRMEASIKAVQSGRTKTQVSGGVAPLTRYRTTIAVTIGIGTPLSKDKWTQGSDLIWFQCAPCTQCSIGSKFLPEFSSTYRRLPCSSSLCSTLGNSTCAPDCQYSHIYSQNWSMQGDLSYETFTMADTTEAAHSFGGVAFGCSHGIQGDGVKYNDATIISVEGISVGNVSLNIPRATFDIQANGSGGFIIDSGTPYTVLPHAAFTAVASVFDSILALPRTNESQDGLSLCYSSYYDGYVPHLNMTFHMRGADYVIEGKRNFIKFSGYQHPSVVCLAMLEMDEASVAGVPAVLGSFQQQDYHILYDNANQRLSFTLTRCRSLYMSSYPSYQQSKAPILRIHAVLLLLLITL